The following are encoded together in the Streptomyces rapamycinicus NRRL 5491 genome:
- the moaA gene encoding GTP 3',8-cyclase MoaA: protein MLIDTYGRVATDLRVSLTDRCNLRCTYCMPEEGLQWLAKPDLLTDDEIVRLIRIAVTELGVTEVRFTGGEPLLRPGLVGIVERCAELEPRPRMSLTTNGIGLERTAQALRDAGLDRVNVSLDTLRPEVFQAITRRKRHGDVLRGLDAAHTAGLTPVKVNAVLMPGLNDDEAPELLAWALENGYELRFIEQMPLDAQHGWKRDGMITAGDILASLRTRFTLTPEGEDERGSAPAERWLVDGGPARVGVIASVTRPFCRACDRTRLTADGQVRTCLFAREESDLRGALRSGAADEEITRLWRLAMWGKKAGSGLDDPSFLQPDRPMSAIGG from the coding sequence TGCTGATCGACACCTATGGTCGCGTAGCCACCGACCTGCGTGTCTCCTTGACCGATCGCTGCAATCTGCGCTGCACCTACTGCATGCCGGAAGAGGGCCTGCAGTGGCTCGCCAAACCGGACCTGCTCACCGACGACGAGATAGTCCGGCTGATCCGGATCGCCGTCACCGAGCTCGGGGTCACCGAGGTCCGCTTCACCGGCGGTGAGCCACTGCTGCGCCCTGGTCTGGTCGGCATCGTGGAGCGCTGCGCGGAGCTCGAGCCGCGCCCCCGGATGTCGCTCACCACCAACGGCATCGGTTTGGAGCGCACCGCCCAGGCCCTGCGCGACGCGGGCCTGGACCGGGTCAATGTCTCACTCGACACCCTGCGTCCGGAGGTGTTCCAGGCCATCACCCGGCGCAAGCGCCACGGCGATGTGCTGCGAGGCCTCGACGCGGCGCACACCGCCGGGCTGACCCCGGTGAAGGTCAACGCCGTGCTGATGCCCGGGCTCAACGACGACGAGGCGCCGGAGCTGCTCGCCTGGGCCCTGGAAAACGGCTATGAGCTGCGCTTCATCGAGCAGATGCCGCTCGATGCGCAGCACGGCTGGAAGCGCGACGGCATGATCACCGCCGGGGACATCCTGGCCAGTCTGCGCACCCGCTTCACCCTCACCCCCGAGGGCGAGGACGAGCGTGGCTCCGCACCCGCCGAGCGCTGGCTGGTCGACGGCGGCCCGGCCCGGGTCGGCGTCATCGCCTCGGTCACCCGCCCGTTCTGCCGCGCCTGCGACCGCACCCGGCTGACCGCCGACGGGCAGGTGCGCACCTGCCTCTTCGCGCGCGAGGAGTCCGATCTGCGCGGAGCGCTGCGCTCCGGCGCCGCGGACGAGGAGATCACGCGGCTGTGGCGGCTG